Proteins encoded within one genomic window of Scomber japonicus isolate fScoJap1 chromosome 16, fScoJap1.pri, whole genome shotgun sequence:
- the rd3l gene encoding protein RD3-like, translating into MPLFSWMKWSHETSVHAPDEASLNAPGVVPSRMLIKELMWHVEEREHLARELEREHRLAYSALGLHWFQRYPRLRTLIPTSELHQLEFLCAQIPPIHAATVLSRFREVLATNNIMPWELASVFKRVLRDFLSQKEYDEEDSLSVEQAQLRPMESWTSRYKMKQRFVTPTVPNCGDHPREEIPTISGYVDRAMRHSSSATINRDWDLPYYYPVPLRPTRAYDTTL; encoded by the exons ATGCCACTGTTCAGCTGGATGAAATGGTCGCATGAAACAAGCGTGCATGCTCCGGATGAAGCATCTCTGAATGCCCCAGGCGTTGTTCCCAGCCGCATGTTGATCAAAGAGCTCATGTGGCATGTGGAGGAACGCGAGCACCTGGCGAGGGAGCTGGAAAGGGAACACAGGCTGGCCTACAGCGCCCTGGGTCTCCACTGGTTTCAGAGGTACCCCAGGTTGCGGACCCTCATCCCCACATCAGAACTACACCAGCTGGAGTTCCTGTGTGCCCAGATCCCACCTATACATGCAGCCACCGTGCTCTCCAG GTTTCGTGAAGTGCTTGCCACTAACAACATAATGCCCTGGGAACTGGCGTCTGTCTTCAAGCGGGTGCTCAGGGACTTTCTGAGCCAAAAGGAATATGACGAAGAGGACAGTCTTTCAGTGGAGCAGGCGCAGCTCAGACCAATGGAGTCTTGGACCAGCCGCTACAAAATGAAGCAACGCTTTGTCACACCTACGGTCCCCAACTGCGGAGACCACCCAAGGGAAGAGATCCCAACTATCTCTGGATATGTGGACCGGGCTATGAGGCACTCCAGCTCAGCCACAATAAACAGGGACTGGGACCTTCCATATTACTATCCAGTTCCTCTCAGGCCCACAAGGGCATATGACACAACACTGTGA
- the kif15 gene encoding kinesin-like protein KIF15-B, translating into MNSGGKGSCDSSQLAASGDSDSIKVFVRVRPLTQGTGLTTDGDQSHCLTVTSPNTIRLLSKPEPRTFTYDHVADMDTSQDSVFSSVAKNIVESCMNGYNGTIFAYGQTGSGKTFTMLGPSELDNFTDELRGVIPRSFEYLFFLINRETERSSQSKSFLCKCSFIEIYNEQIYDLLDTASASLFVRENIKKGVFVEGAVEKFVNSAAEAYQVLSMGWRNRRVASTSMNRESSRSHAVFTMTLESKETINEVVNIRMSQLNLVDLAGSERQKDTHTEGSRLKEASSINRSLMCLGQVIMALVDVSNGKNRHICYRDSKLTFLLRDSLGGNAKTYIIANVHPGSKCFGETLSTLQFAQRAKLIKNKAIINEDTQGNVRQLQAEVKKLKEQLAQALASQTMDCGRDVAPGGPGLPMGPSIGSQHDVLYKAKFMAAVRMWRNREEEKRALLKKVAQLEEAWTQKDKFIHSSRMIVRFREDHISRLEKKLKAGPGLLSDKDSQAHIDQLKEEIKILRDQVEHHPKMTRYAAENFSLREENNQLRSLESVVNAQEAVAQISAELDEAFQSAMETENLTQIPAAPVSADTIALEKLKAQLLQKQSDFTTALQAFEEYQEVTKKQISQLESEKRYLDKSNRHLENILEATNAYKNQEVSELNRIHVETIKILSTPTKAYNLRSRLVPLSSPDHLNGMDDNVDDIWAEQPPSDMTEMALTEELRQVQEQASHVQTQLGEEEIKNSKLLQQIAKLEEQIAVISQESDRKDEQLSTERANRNRDQLNLQETITNLEQSLQSEQKTAEVLRSEVHDLRLVLQSSDKELATVKNELRDSQSEQQREMSQLSNSLISTQLQLDKVQLEWEQLLEQHRTLQDSFDQLQAEAKFEADQTEQQLQDRQQGIDELKAQVMELSKSLQTEQENTGTLMTQLKENKESTSKELIETVEQNTHLRKQVSDLMAQNQQQVSKLVNLEQNLTSANETIKGLQQKTEQDKDVVVDLMNQTRDLRSELIQKDQTISHLSEDIKDITAKYDAACLERKEISEQYSKMQKEICDLKETLDRSVASNKIEVEVLQEEVIYATEEVDRLTKVLHEQNCLLQASQEQTSQKEVMIQNLQKKIQQQQEVVEKTIRNGSFTPFKESTATPKSLPRTPHTPGSFNRDLTQVLESQERELENRRSSMMTMEILLTELTTERTAKNEEIQRLKTQLTEKEVVRMEIQALLDQFYTKQNQQMQNGKSNSEVLIEGIKQSLLKELQEEREDKGKIVQKLCDTQKRLQAQESMLAQSQTCVQQLTTELRNRCLELRDLNQRAQEDDKLLQEIEALRKQNVHLSEENGKLVGHKNHKQKIEYLVKLKKDNTKLHEDNEKLRSEISLLRDNNGCLPMEAL; encoded by the exons ATGAATTCCGGTGGAAAAG GATCTTGCGATTCATCCCAACTCGCTGCCAG TGGAGACAGCGATTCTATCAAAGTCTTTGTGCGAGTGCGACCTCTGACCCAGGGCACTGGGCTGACCACTGATGGAGATCAGAGTCACTGTCTCACAGTCACCTCACCAAACACCATCCGTCTGCTCTCAAAACCAGAGCCACGAACCTTCACCTATGATCATGTCGCTGACATGGACACCTCTCAG GACTCTGTATTCTCCAGTGTGGCCAAGAACATTGTTGAGTCTTGCATGAATGGATACAATGGTACTATTTTTGCCTA TGGACAAACAGGCTCAGGGAAAACATTCACCATGCTTG GGCCATCTGAGTTGGATAACTTCACAGATGAACTGCGGGGTGTTATTCCTCGAAGTTTTGAGTATCTGTTTTTTCTCATCAACAGAGAAACGGAAAGG TCTTCTCAGTCCAAGAGTTTCCTTTGCAAATGTTCATTTATTGAGATATACAATGAACAAATTTATGACCTCCTGGACACAGCCTCAGCTAGCCTTTTTGTCAGAGAGAACATAAAGAAGGGTGTGTTTGTTGAGGGAGCTGTGGAGAAGTTTGTCAACTCAGCTGCTGAAGCTTACCAG GTCTTATCCATGGGCTGGCGTAATCGTCGAGTAGCCTCCACCTCAATGAACCGCGAGTCTTCGAGATCTCATGCTGTGTTCACCATGACTCTGGAGTCCAAGGAGACCATCAACGAAGTGGTGAACATCCGAATGTCTCAGCTGAACCTGGTGGATCTGGCAGGgtctgagagacagaaagacacacacacagagggctcCAGACTCAAG gaGGCCAGCAGTATCAATCGCTCCCTCATGTGCCTTGGTCAGGTGATCATGGCACTGGTGGATGTGTCCAATGGGAAGAACCGTCACATCTGCTACAGGGATTCGAAACTCACCTTCTTGCTAAGG GACTCTCTTGGAGGAAATGCAAAGACCTACATCATAGCTAATGTACACCCTGGATCAAAATGTTTTGGAGAAACGTTGTCTACCTTGCAATTTGCCCAGAGAGCAAAGCTGATCAAGAATAAG GCCATTATCAATGAAGACACCCAGGGAAATGTGAGGCAGTTACAGGCTGAGGTGAAGAAGCTGAAGGAGCAGCTTGCACAGGCTCTCGCCTCTCAGACAATGGACTGTGGGAGAGATGTAGCGCCAGGAGGACCAGGACTCCCCATGG GCCCATCCATAGGAAGTCAGCATGATGTCCTATATAAGGCAAAGTTTATGGCTGCTGTTCGTATGTGGAGGAAccgagaagaagagaagagg GCGCTGCTCAAGAAagtggctcagctggaggaggccTGGACCCAGAAAGACAAGTTCATCCATTCCAGCCGCATGATTGTCAGGTTTCGAGAGGACCACATCTCTCGCCTTGAGAAAAAACTGAAGGCAGGACCTGGCCTACTGTCAGACAAGGACTCACAGGCTCACATTGACCAGCTGAAGGAAGAGATTAAGATTTTACGAGATCAG GTTGAACATCATCCAAAGATGACTCGATATGCAGCAGAGAACTTCAGCCTCAGAGAGGAAAACAATCAGCTTCGCTCCCTTGAATCAGTGGTGAATGCTCAAGAGGCTGTAGCTCAAATTAGTGCAGAGCTGGATGAGGCCTTCCAGAGTGCAATGGAGACAGAGAATCTCACACAGA TTCCAGCAGCCCCTGTGTCTGCAGACACCATTGCACTTGAGAAGCTGAAGGCTCAGCTGCTCCAGAAACAGTCAGACTTCACAACAGCCCTTCAGGCCTTTGAGGAGTACCAAGAAGTCACCAA GAAACAGATATCTCAGTTGGAGTCTGAGAAAAGATACCTAGACAAGTCCAACAGGCATTTGGAAAACATCCTGGAAGCCACAAACGCTTACAAAAATCAAGAAGTCTCTGAGCTAAACAGAATTCATGTTGAAACTATAAAG ATTCTCTCCACACCCACCAAAGCGTACAACTTGCGGTCCCGTCTTGTGCCTCTCTCCAGCCCAGACCACTTGAATGGCATGGACGATAATGTGGATGACATTTGGGCCGAGCAGCCGCCTTCAGACATGACTGAAATGGCCTTGACTGAGGAACTGCGCCAAGTACAG GAGCAAGCTAGCCATGTCCAGACACAGTTGGGCGAGGAGGAGATAAAGAACAGTAAGCTGTTGCAGCAAATTGCAAAGCTTGAGGAGCAGATCGCCGTGATATCACAAGAGTCTGACCGCAAGGATGAG CAACTTTCTACTGAGCGAGCAAACAGGAACAGAGATCAACTCAACCTGCAAGAAACCATCACTAACCTGGAACAGAGCCTTCAGTCTGAACAGAAAACTGCAGAAG TGTTGAGAAGTGAGGTGCACGATCTACGCCTGGTGCTGCAGTCGTCCGATAAGGAGCTGGCCACTGTGAAGAATGAGCTAAGAGACAGCCAGAgcgagcagcagagagagatgaGCCAGCTCTCCAATAGTCTAATCAGCACACAGCTCCAACTTGACAAAGTGCA GTTGGAGTGGGAGCAGCTTCTGGAGCAGCATCGGACATTGCAGGATTCTTTCGACCAGCTGCAAGCTGAGGCCAAGTTTGAGGCTGATCAGACagaacagcagctgcaggacaGGCAGCAGGGGATTGATGAACTGAAGGCACAGGTTATG GAATTAAGTAAGTCTCTGCAAACTGAGCAAGAGAACACAGGTACCCTGATGACCcagttaaaagaaaacaaagaaagtacATCAAA AGAACTCATTGAAACGGTGGAGCAGAATACACATCTTAGAAAACAAGTCTCAGACCTGATGGCTCAAAATCAACAGCAG gtgTCCAAACTTGTCAATCTTGAGCAAAATCTAACATCTGCCAATGAAACCATAAAAGGCCTTCAGCAGAAGACTGAACAGGATAAA GATGTTGTTGTAGACCTGATGAACCAAACCAGAGACCTCCGCAGTGAGCTGATCCAGAAGGACCAGACCATTTCCCACCTGTCTGAAGATATCAAAGACATCACA GCCAAGTACGATGCTGCCTGCCTTGAACGGAAGGAAATTAGTGAGCAATACTCTAAGATGCAAAAAGAAATCTGTGACCTGAAAGAAACTTTAGACAGGAGTGTGGCATCTAACAAAATAGAG gttGAGGTCTTACAGGAGGAGGTGATTTATGCCACAGAGGAAGTTGATAGACTCACAAAGGTCTTACATGAGCAGAACTGCCTCCTCCAAGCATCTCAGGAGCAAACAAGCCAGAAAGAGGTCATGATACAGAATCTACAGAAGAAG attcaacaacaacaggaagttgTTGAGAAAACAATCAGAAATGGAAGTTTCACACCCTTTAAAGAGTCGACAGCCACACCTAAATCATTACCTCGG ACTCCGCACACACCAGGAAGCTTCAACAGAGACCTGACCCAGGTGTTAGAGAGCCAGGAGAGGGAGCTGGAGAATCGGCGCTCCTCCATGATGACCATGGAGATTCTTTTaacagagctgaccactgagagAACTGCCAAGAATGAGGAGATCCAACGCCTAAAG ACACAGCTTACTGAAAAGGAGGTGGTCCGAATGGAGATTCAGGCTTTGCTTGATCAGTTTTATACCAAACAGAACCAACAGATGCAGAATGGAAAATCAAATAG TGAGGTGCTGATTGAAGGCATTAAGCAGTCCTTACTCAAAGAGctacaagaggagagagaagacaag GGCAAGATAGTGCAGAAGCTGTGTGACACTCAAAAACG ACTGCAGGCACAGGAGTCAATGTTGGCCCAGTCTCAGACCTGCGTTCAGCAGCTGACCACTGAACTGAGGAACCGCTGTCTAGAGTTGAGAGATCTGAACCAGAGGGCACAGGAAGATGATAAGCTGCTCCAG gAGATTGAGGCTCTCCGCAAGCAGAACGTTCATCTGTCAGAGGAGAATGGAAAACTTGTGGGACATAAGAATCACAAACAGAAGATTGAGTATCTGGTGAAGCTAAAAAAGGACAACACCAAACTTCATGAG gACAACGAAAAGCTGCGATCAGAGATCAGCCTACTGCGAGACAATAATGGATGTCTGCCGATGGAGGCACTGTGA
- the tacc3 gene encoding transforming acidic coiled-coil-containing protein 3 isoform X1 — protein MSSVDVNDENRGVCPGGKHNSINDIFALDQPTGRPSILRQTENLPSKTVQKGVKVCFQTPRRDPQTKRILSPSKSVKMTSVDECTKAMDCLNLDKTTPEKSAGPKQDFSPYPDDDMPIQSKGGYQLDFDNLDAINPFNCSNKMVLSPPARPAVENPATDQNESENGKQENILEEPTKIESALDETLPFTPSVENSLADISADISSTDSSVVTVLRVSAVKEDDSCTATPDEKQPAIISSSVDQGKASGSFVEDSPLPSKGSYNFDFDNIDAMNPFQTGGSKIQNSPVLGRKVVENNPPAEETQIKENKSADIVDVPEVAQEAPVGPEVAQEAPVGPEVKPIEAAAPVSSNSSPPAAETMPQPAAAPNKEGPVKLEFNFDDGNEVKRKPPVKKFGKRPPPKSKEGNVASDSKPHKELPEKPVANDATDAVAPKSSYSFDFEKFDNPNINPFGTNSVISNSPKCSMKSGPVPTETAAPKHTDTPVEKETASCADESVPTAEPNIGALRENAEPKASSDHDKGFQPEPVQPEQNLPELSELFQSEQKSQIGLSEFNEEFVPGTTFMANDFDGQIDYLEQFGSCSFKESALRKQSLYLKFDPLLRESPKKSAGPAVQALDPRPAAFLSQLEAPQMANKETKNGPQNDFKLLDVATEPTPQILESLVPTFPQPANTEDAIIEVLKYSQKDMDAAIARVQAEAKVKEEQWCAKYNKLLGDGLEMKKINAGFELVIAKMTYDHETESEMSQMKLKEALQEKEQVSSDLNAMERSFSDLFKRLEKYKEVVEGYKKNEGTLKACAQDYLARIKKEEQRYQTLKAHAEEKIGHANGEIASVRSGYKAEVSALQAQLRREQLKVQSLEKSLDQKEKEAEELTKLCDELITKVQKG, from the exons ATGAGCTCTGTCGACGTGAATGATGAGAATCGTGGGGTCTGCCCTGGAGGAAAGCACAACtcaattaatgacatttttgcCCTGGATCAACCAACCGGGAGGCCCTCTATCTTGCGTCAGACAGAGAACCTGCCCAGCAAGACTGTGCAAAAAGGGGTGAAG GTTTGTTTTCAGACTCCAAGAAGAGACCCCCAGACTAAAAGAATCCTGTCACCCTCAAAGTCTGTCAAGATGACAAGTGTGGACGAATGTACGAAAGCAATGGATTGCTTAAATTTGGATAAAACAAC ccCTGAGAAATCTGCAGGACCCAAACAAG ATTTCTCACCCTATCCTGATGACGACATGCCAATACAAAGCAAAGGAGGCTATCAGTTGGATTTTGACAACCTGGACGCTATTAATCCATTTAATTGCTCTAATAAGATGgttctctctcctccagcaAGGCCTGCTGTTGAAAACCCTGCCACAGATCAAAATGAGtctgaaaatggaaaacaagAGAATATCTTGGAAGAGCCCACCAAAATAGAATCGGCACTAGATGAGACGCTTCCCTTCACCCCATCCGTGGAAAACTCATTGGCTGACATCTCCGCCGACATCAGCTCCACAGATAGCAGTGTGGTCACAGTGTTGAGGGTCTCAGCAGTGAAGGAGGATGATTCATGCACTGCTACCCCTGATGAAAAACAACCAGCTATAATATCCTCAAGCGTTGATCAAGGCAAAGCTTCAGGCAGCTTTGTGGAAGATTCTCCACTCCCATCTAAAGGTTCCTATAACTTTGATTTTGACAACATTGATGCAATGAATCCTTTTCAAACCGGTGGTTCCAAAATCCAGAATTCTCCTGTCCTTGGGAGAAAGGTGGTAGAGAATAACCCACCTGCTGAGGAGACAcagattaaagaaaataaatctgcaGATATTGTTGATGTACCTGAGGTGGCCCAAGAGGCACCTGTTGGTCCTGAGGTGGCCCAAGAGGCACCTGTTGGTCCTGAGGTGAAACCCATAGAGGCAGCGGCCCCAGTTTCCTCTAATTCTAGCCCTCCAGCAGCTGAAACCATGCCCCAGCCAGCTGCTGCCCCAAACAAGGAAGGCCCAGTCAAACTTGAGTTCAATTTTGATGATGGGAATGAGGTTAAACGGAAACCGCCAGTGaagaaatttggcaaaagaccACCTCCAAAATCCAAAGAGGGAAACGTGGCATCTGACAGCAAACCACACAAAGAATTGCCAGAGAAGCCTGTTGCTAATGATGCTACTGACGCTGTGGCTCCCAAAAGCTCTTACTCATTTGACTTTGAGAAATTTGACAACCCAAACATCAATCCCTTCGGCACCAACTCAGTCATAAGCAACTCTCCGAAATGCAGCATGAAATCCGGCCCTGTGCCCACGGAAACTGCTGCTCCAAAACACACGGATACGCCCGTTGAGAAAGAAACTGCATCATG TGCTGATGAGAGTGTGCCAACTGCTGAACCCAACATTGGAGCTTTGAGAGAG AATGCTGAACCCAAGGCTTCCTCTGACCACGACAAGGGATTTCAACCTGAACCTGTACAACCCGAGCAGAATCTTCCTGAACTCTCTGAATTGTTTCAATCTGAGCAGAAGTCACAGATCGGCCTGTCCGAGTTCAATGAGGAGTTTGTTCCTGGAACTACGT TCATGGCCAATGACTTTGATGGACAAATCGACTACCTGGAACAGTTTGGCTCCTGTAGT tttaAAGAGTCTGCACTGAGGAAACAATCCCTGTACCTTAAATTTGACCCCCTCCTGAGAGAGAGCCCGAAGAAGTCTGCAGGTCCAGCTGTTCAGGCCCTCGACCCTCGCCCTGCTGCCTTTCTTTCACA ACTTGAAGCTCCACAGATGGCaaacaaagagacaaaaaatgGGCCTCAAAATGATTTCAAACTGCTTGATGTTGCTACAGAACCA ACTCCTCAAATACTCGAGAGCCTCGTCCCAACTTTTCCCCAGCCAGCAAACACAGAGGACGCCATCATTGAAGTGCTGAAGTACAGTCAGAAAGACATGGACGCAGCCATCGCTAGGGTCCAGGCTGAA GCAAAAGTGAAAGAGGAGCAGTGGTGTGCCAAGTATAACAAGTTACTTGGCGATGGTCTAGAGATGAA gaaaataaatgcagGATTTGAGCTTGTGATTGCTAAAATGACAT ATGATCATGAGACGGAGAGCGAGATGTCTCAGATGAAGCTCAAGGAGGCTTTGCAGGAGAAGGAACAAGTATCCAGTGATCTGAACGCCATGGAGAGATCGTTCTCTGACCTGTTCAAAAGACTGGAGAAGTACAAGGAGGTGGTTGAGGGTTACAAAAAG AATGAAGGGACCCTGAAAGCCTGTGCTCAGGACTACCTGGCAAGGATCAAAAAGGAGGAGCAGCGCTACCAGACTCTCAAAGCCCACGCTGAGGAGAAAATTGGCCA TGCAAATGGGGAAATTGCTTCGGTGCGGTCAGGGTACAAGGCCGAGGTATCAGCACTTCAAGCCCAGCTGCGCCGGGAACAGCTGAAGGTGCAGTCACTGGAAAAGAGCCTGGACCAGAAG gaGAAAGAGGCTGAAGAACTCACCAAACTCTGTGATGAACTCATCACCAAAGTCCAGAAGGGTTGA
- the tacc3 gene encoding transforming acidic coiled-coil-containing protein 3 isoform X2, producing the protein MSSVDVNDENRGVCPGGKHNSINDIFALDQPTGRPSILRQTENLPSKTVQKGVKVCFQTPRRDPQTKRILSPSKSVKMTSVDECTKAMDCLNLDKTTPEKSAGPKQDFSPYPDDDMPIQSKGGYQLDFDNLDAINPFNCSNKMVLSPPARPAVENPATDQNESENGKQENILEEPTKIESALDETLPFTPSVENSLADISADISSTDSSVVTVLRVSAVKEDDSCTATPDEKQPAIISSSVDQGKASGSFVEDSPLPSKGSYNFDFDNIDAMNPFQTGGSKIQNSPVLGRKVVENNPPAEETQIKENKSADIVDVPEVAQEAPVGPEVKPIEAAAPVSSNSSPPAAETMPQPAAAPNKEGPVKLEFNFDDGNEVKRKPPVKKFGKRPPPKSKEGNVASDSKPHKELPEKPVANDATDAVAPKSSYSFDFEKFDNPNINPFGTNSVISNSPKCSMKSGPVPTETAAPKHTDTPVEKETASCADESVPTAEPNIGALRENAEPKASSDHDKGFQPEPVQPEQNLPELSELFQSEQKSQIGLSEFNEEFVPGTTFMANDFDGQIDYLEQFGSCSFKESALRKQSLYLKFDPLLRESPKKSAGPAVQALDPRPAAFLSQLEAPQMANKETKNGPQNDFKLLDVATEPTPQILESLVPTFPQPANTEDAIIEVLKYSQKDMDAAIARVQAEAKVKEEQWCAKYNKLLGDGLEMKKINAGFELVIAKMTYDHETESEMSQMKLKEALQEKEQVSSDLNAMERSFSDLFKRLEKYKEVVEGYKKNEGTLKACAQDYLARIKKEEQRYQTLKAHAEEKIGHANGEIASVRSGYKAEVSALQAQLRREQLKVQSLEKSLDQKEKEAEELTKLCDELITKVQKG; encoded by the exons ATGAGCTCTGTCGACGTGAATGATGAGAATCGTGGGGTCTGCCCTGGAGGAAAGCACAACtcaattaatgacatttttgcCCTGGATCAACCAACCGGGAGGCCCTCTATCTTGCGTCAGACAGAGAACCTGCCCAGCAAGACTGTGCAAAAAGGGGTGAAG GTTTGTTTTCAGACTCCAAGAAGAGACCCCCAGACTAAAAGAATCCTGTCACCCTCAAAGTCTGTCAAGATGACAAGTGTGGACGAATGTACGAAAGCAATGGATTGCTTAAATTTGGATAAAACAAC ccCTGAGAAATCTGCAGGACCCAAACAAG ATTTCTCACCCTATCCTGATGACGACATGCCAATACAAAGCAAAGGAGGCTATCAGTTGGATTTTGACAACCTGGACGCTATTAATCCATTTAATTGCTCTAATAAGATGgttctctctcctccagcaAGGCCTGCTGTTGAAAACCCTGCCACAGATCAAAATGAGtctgaaaatggaaaacaagAGAATATCTTGGAAGAGCCCACCAAAATAGAATCGGCACTAGATGAGACGCTTCCCTTCACCCCATCCGTGGAAAACTCATTGGCTGACATCTCCGCCGACATCAGCTCCACAGATAGCAGTGTGGTCACAGTGTTGAGGGTCTCAGCAGTGAAGGAGGATGATTCATGCACTGCTACCCCTGATGAAAAACAACCAGCTATAATATCCTCAAGCGTTGATCAAGGCAAAGCTTCAGGCAGCTTTGTGGAAGATTCTCCACTCCCATCTAAAGGTTCCTATAACTTTGATTTTGACAACATTGATGCAATGAATCCTTTTCAAACCGGTGGTTCCAAAATCCAGAATTCTCCTGTCCTTGGGAGAAAGGTGGTAGAGAATAACCCACCTGCTGAGGAGACAcagattaaagaaaataaatctgcaGATATTGTTGATGTACCTGAG GTGGCCCAAGAGGCACCTGTTGGTCCTGAGGTGAAACCCATAGAGGCAGCGGCCCCAGTTTCCTCTAATTCTAGCCCTCCAGCAGCTGAAACCATGCCCCAGCCAGCTGCTGCCCCAAACAAGGAAGGCCCAGTCAAACTTGAGTTCAATTTTGATGATGGGAATGAGGTTAAACGGAAACCGCCAGTGaagaaatttggcaaaagaccACCTCCAAAATCCAAAGAGGGAAACGTGGCATCTGACAGCAAACCACACAAAGAATTGCCAGAGAAGCCTGTTGCTAATGATGCTACTGACGCTGTGGCTCCCAAAAGCTCTTACTCATTTGACTTTGAGAAATTTGACAACCCAAACATCAATCCCTTCGGCACCAACTCAGTCATAAGCAACTCTCCGAAATGCAGCATGAAATCCGGCCCTGTGCCCACGGAAACTGCTGCTCCAAAACACACGGATACGCCCGTTGAGAAAGAAACTGCATCATG TGCTGATGAGAGTGTGCCAACTGCTGAACCCAACATTGGAGCTTTGAGAGAG AATGCTGAACCCAAGGCTTCCTCTGACCACGACAAGGGATTTCAACCTGAACCTGTACAACCCGAGCAGAATCTTCCTGAACTCTCTGAATTGTTTCAATCTGAGCAGAAGTCACAGATCGGCCTGTCCGAGTTCAATGAGGAGTTTGTTCCTGGAACTACGT TCATGGCCAATGACTTTGATGGACAAATCGACTACCTGGAACAGTTTGGCTCCTGTAGT tttaAAGAGTCTGCACTGAGGAAACAATCCCTGTACCTTAAATTTGACCCCCTCCTGAGAGAGAGCCCGAAGAAGTCTGCAGGTCCAGCTGTTCAGGCCCTCGACCCTCGCCCTGCTGCCTTTCTTTCACA ACTTGAAGCTCCACAGATGGCaaacaaagagacaaaaaatgGGCCTCAAAATGATTTCAAACTGCTTGATGTTGCTACAGAACCA ACTCCTCAAATACTCGAGAGCCTCGTCCCAACTTTTCCCCAGCCAGCAAACACAGAGGACGCCATCATTGAAGTGCTGAAGTACAGTCAGAAAGACATGGACGCAGCCATCGCTAGGGTCCAGGCTGAA GCAAAAGTGAAAGAGGAGCAGTGGTGTGCCAAGTATAACAAGTTACTTGGCGATGGTCTAGAGATGAA gaaaataaatgcagGATTTGAGCTTGTGATTGCTAAAATGACAT ATGATCATGAGACGGAGAGCGAGATGTCTCAGATGAAGCTCAAGGAGGCTTTGCAGGAGAAGGAACAAGTATCCAGTGATCTGAACGCCATGGAGAGATCGTTCTCTGACCTGTTCAAAAGACTGGAGAAGTACAAGGAGGTGGTTGAGGGTTACAAAAAG AATGAAGGGACCCTGAAAGCCTGTGCTCAGGACTACCTGGCAAGGATCAAAAAGGAGGAGCAGCGCTACCAGACTCTCAAAGCCCACGCTGAGGAGAAAATTGGCCA TGCAAATGGGGAAATTGCTTCGGTGCGGTCAGGGTACAAGGCCGAGGTATCAGCACTTCAAGCCCAGCTGCGCCGGGAACAGCTGAAGGTGCAGTCACTGGAAAAGAGCCTGGACCAGAAG gaGAAAGAGGCTGAAGAACTCACCAAACTCTGTGATGAACTCATCACCAAAGTCCAGAAGGGTTGA